A window from Onychostoma macrolepis isolate SWU-2019 chromosome 07, ASM1243209v1, whole genome shotgun sequence encodes these proteins:
- the gpr185b gene encoding G-protein coupled receptor 12 isoform X2 — protein sequence MSNQLQNTSSLSTAGTWNLLDVRNSSPVRTTELRPLPVSPWDIALCVTGTLISCENAIVIAILFYTPTLRAPMFILIGSLAFADLLAGLGLILNFVFIYMLNTEFVTLISVGLLIAAFSASVLNILAITVDRYLSLYNALTYHTERTVTFTYVMVVLIWLVCITLGLLPVLGWNCLQDEASCSICRPVTKNNAMVLAVTFLLVFALMMQLYLQICKIAFRHAQQIAVQHQFMAISTTKGVSTLSVILCTFAACWMPFAMYSIVADSSYPMIYTYATVLPATCNSVINPIIYAYRNPDIQKSLWLACCGCVPSNFSLRPRTSSDV from the coding sequence ATGAGCAACCAACTTCAAAACACCTCTTCCCTCTCCACGGCGGGCACGTGGAATCTCCTGGATGTGCGGAACTCATCACCGGTGCGAACGACAGAGCTGAGGCCGCTTCCCGTTAGCCCGTGGGACATTGCACTGTGCGTGACGGGCACGCTCATCTCCTGCGAGAATGCAATCGTGATTGCCATCCTGTTCTACACGCCCACCTTGAGAGCCCCCATGTTCATTCTGATAGGGAGCCTCGCGTTCGCGGACCTGCTCGCAGGACTCGGCCTCATTCTCAACTTTGTCTTCATCTATATGTTGAATACGGAATTTGTGACTCTGATCTCCGTCGGCTTGCTGATCGCCGCCTTCTCCGCATCTGTGCTCAACATCCTGGCCATCACGGTGGATCGCTACTTGTCCCTCTACAATGCTTTGACCTACCACACAGAGCGCACGGTGACATTCACCTATGTCATGGTGGTTCTCATTTGGCTGGTGTGCATCACCCTGGGCCTACTGCCAGTGCTCGGCTGGAACTGCCTCCAAGACGAGGCCAGCTGCAGTATCTGCCGGCCCGTCACCAAGAACAATGCCATGGTGCTCGCTGTGACATTCTTGCTGGTGTTTGCCCTCATGATGCAGCTTTACCTACAGATCTGTAAGATTGCCTTCCGCCATGCGCAGCAAATCGCTGTCCAGCACCAGTTCATGGCCATTTCCACCACAAAAGGTGTATCCACGCTCTCCGTCATCCTCTGTACCTTTGCCGCATGTTGGATGCCCTTCGCCATGTATTCGATTGTGGCAGACTCCAGCTACCCGATGATCTACACGTATGCAACAGTGCTGCCGGCGACATGCAACTCGGTCATAAACCCAATCATATACGCTTACAGAAATCCGGACATCCAGAAATCCCTGTGGCTAGCCTGCTGTGGATGCGTGCCGTCCAACTTCTCCCTGCGGCCAAGGACATCGAGTGATGTATAG
- the gpr185b gene encoding G-protein coupled receptor 12 isoform X1: MIHSLAAAMSNQLQNTSSLSTAGTWNLLDVRNSSPVRTTELRPLPVSPWDIALCVTGTLISCENAIVIAILFYTPTLRAPMFILIGSLAFADLLAGLGLILNFVFIYMLNTEFVTLISVGLLIAAFSASVLNILAITVDRYLSLYNALTYHTERTVTFTYVMVVLIWLVCITLGLLPVLGWNCLQDEASCSICRPVTKNNAMVLAVTFLLVFALMMQLYLQICKIAFRHAQQIAVQHQFMAISTTKGVSTLSVILCTFAACWMPFAMYSIVADSSYPMIYTYATVLPATCNSVINPIIYAYRNPDIQKSLWLACCGCVPSNFSLRPRTSSDV; encoded by the coding sequence ATGATTCACTCTCTTGCAGCAGCAATGAGCAACCAACTTCAAAACACCTCTTCCCTCTCCACGGCGGGCACGTGGAATCTCCTGGATGTGCGGAACTCATCACCGGTGCGAACGACAGAGCTGAGGCCGCTTCCCGTTAGCCCGTGGGACATTGCACTGTGCGTGACGGGCACGCTCATCTCCTGCGAGAATGCAATCGTGATTGCCATCCTGTTCTACACGCCCACCTTGAGAGCCCCCATGTTCATTCTGATAGGGAGCCTCGCGTTCGCGGACCTGCTCGCAGGACTCGGCCTCATTCTCAACTTTGTCTTCATCTATATGTTGAATACGGAATTTGTGACTCTGATCTCCGTCGGCTTGCTGATCGCCGCCTTCTCCGCATCTGTGCTCAACATCCTGGCCATCACGGTGGATCGCTACTTGTCCCTCTACAATGCTTTGACCTACCACACAGAGCGCACGGTGACATTCACCTATGTCATGGTGGTTCTCATTTGGCTGGTGTGCATCACCCTGGGCCTACTGCCAGTGCTCGGCTGGAACTGCCTCCAAGACGAGGCCAGCTGCAGTATCTGCCGGCCCGTCACCAAGAACAATGCCATGGTGCTCGCTGTGACATTCTTGCTGGTGTTTGCCCTCATGATGCAGCTTTACCTACAGATCTGTAAGATTGCCTTCCGCCATGCGCAGCAAATCGCTGTCCAGCACCAGTTCATGGCCATTTCCACCACAAAAGGTGTATCCACGCTCTCCGTCATCCTCTGTACCTTTGCCGCATGTTGGATGCCCTTCGCCATGTATTCGATTGTGGCAGACTCCAGCTACCCGATGATCTACACGTATGCAACAGTGCTGCCGGCGACATGCAACTCGGTCATAAACCCAATCATATACGCTTACAGAAATCCGGACATCCAGAAATCCCTGTGGCTAGCCTGCTGTGGATGCGTGCCGTCCAACTTCTCCCTGCGGCCAAGGACATCGAGTGATGTATAG